In one Gadus morhua chromosome 7, gadMor3.0, whole genome shotgun sequence genomic region, the following are encoded:
- the sec24a gene encoding protein transport protein Sec24A isoform X2, with amino-acid sequence MSSTGFNSRNGTGQTYANGPSQNPGMGFNIGSQAPYSPMPTKGPVAPGAGLYNSGPYQPGPPAGPYQPGPPAGAYQPGPPAGAFQPGPQAGPYQPAAPVSSYHPPPGQPPLTRPPMGGPPPTLTPPQSSSPAPRMPHAQATPPPPAAMSHNYYPNQPPQQSPSPAWQYGAAAPPAAAPHGAMRAPPSGPVGNHVGPMNPAATLLPPQPSPSSSAGYAPTPLAPVPHSTAPGSGPGPVPLHGYTQPGNASTPPPMAPHPYQPASAPYGALPTGHAMPPMGPPPMGNATPPPPKAEAQCEGSAASTEPPSEQGDIECPGPSAGNGHQAPYAFNHLENKMAGAPQSGPPGRHLGHYPSLPPGYNNTPASQGAAPPMHPPMQTAPSQYPPQPQLYQQPPGGPGLAQMSSSLASLSLQGNTPEALRVVNLLQERNLLPAGPIPAPTPPLPQDLQKVNCNPEVFRCTLSSIPQTQSLLNKAKLPLGLLLHPFKDLSQLPVVTSSTIVRCRSCRTYINPFVSFLDQRRWKCNLCFRVNDVPEEFMYNPISRSYGEPQKRPEVQNATIEFIAPSEYMLRPPQPAVYLFVLDVSHNAVETGYLNVVCQSLLDNISALPGDTRTKVGFITFDSTIHFYNLQEGLSQPQMLIVSDIEEIFLPTPDSLLVNLNECKELVQDLLKSLPHIFEKTMETQSALGPALQAAFKLLSPTGGRVSVFQTQLPSMGVGALKSREDPNQRASAKDIQHLAPATDFYKKLALDCSGQQVAVDLFLLSAQYCDLASLGCISRYSAGSVYYYPSYHHQHNPAQVERFEKDLKRYLTRKIGFEAVMRIRCTKGLSIHTFHGNFFVRSTDLLSLPNVNPDAGFAVQMSIEENLVDMQVVSFQAALLYTSSKGERRIRVHTLCLPVVNSLTDVFAGADVQAVTGLLASMAVDRSVSASLGDARDAMTNAAIDSLASYRHAALTIQQPGLLAPACLRLFPLYVLALLKQKAFRTGTSTRLDDRVFSMCQLKFQPLVYAMLMIHPTLYRVDDLSDQGALNISERTIPQPRELQLSVEKLCREGAFLMDAGSVMHLWVGRSCNPSFLTQVLGVPDYAALPQNMYQLPELETAESQRTRAFIGWLREQRPFYPSLHIIRDDSPQKGDFMQNMIEDRTESALSYYEFLLHMQQQISK; translated from the exons GTCCTTCCCAGAACCCAGGAATGGGCTTCAACATCGGTTCCCAAGCGCCATACAGTCCAATGCCGACCAAGGGCCCAGTGGCCCCTGGAGCTGGACTCTACAATTCTGGTCCTTACCAGCCAGGCCCCCCAGCAGGCCCTTACCAGCCCGGGCCCCCTGCTGGTGCCTACCAGCCCGGGCCCCCTGCTGGGGCCTTCCAGCCTGGCCCCCAAGCGGGTCCCTACCAGCCGGCTGCACCCGTCAGTTCATACCATCCTCCTCCAGGCCAGCCCCCGTTGACCAGACCCCCAATGGGAGGTCCGCCACCAACGCTCACCCCCCCGCAGTCCAGCAGCCCCGCTCCCAGGATGCCCCACGCGCAGGCtactcctccaccccctgctgCCATGTCGCACAACTACTACCCAAACCAGCCGCCGCAGCAGTCGCCGTCCCCTGCCTGGCAGTACGGCGCCGCTGCCCCCCCGGCCGCAGCACCACACGGAGCCATGAGGGCACCCCCGTCCGGCCCGGTGGGTAACCACGTTGGGCCGATGAACCCAGCGGCTACACTACTCCCTCCCCAGCCGTCGCCCTCCTCATCGGCGGGATATGCACCCACACCACTAGCTCCCGTCCCGCACAGCACTGCGCCTGGCTCCGGACCGGGGCCTGTCCCCCTCCACGGATACACTCAGCCAG GAAATGCTTCAACTCCCCCCCCCATGGCCCCCCATCCATATCAACCAGCCAGTGCCCCCTACGGGGCCCTGCCCACTGGACACGCCATGCCTCCTATGGGACCCCCGCCTATGGGCAATgctacccctccaccccccaagGCCGAGG CTCAGTGCGAGGGGAGTGCAGCGAGCACTGAGCCCCCCAGCGAGCAGGGGGACATTGAGTGTCCAG GCCCTTCAGCCGGCAATGGCCACCAGGCTCCATACGCCTTTAATCATCTGGAGAACAAAATGG cCGGTGCTCCTCAGTCCGGCCCCCCCGGCAGACACCTGGGCCACtacccgtccctccctccagggtACAATAACACGCCCGCGTCCCAGGGCGCCGCGCCCCCAATGCACCCTCCCATGCAGACGGCCCCGTCGCAATACCCCCCGCAGCCCCAGCTCTACCAGCAG ccaCCAGGTGGGCCCGGCCTGGCACAGATGAGCTCCTCCCTGGCCTCTCTGAGCCTGCAGGGCAACACGCCCGAGGCCCTGAGGGTGGTCAACCTGCTGCAGGAGAGGAACCTGCTGCCCGCCGGACCCATCCccgcccccacgccccccctgccccaggaCCTGCAGAAGGTCAACTGTAACCCAGA AGTTTTCCGATGCACCTTGTCCAGCATCCCTCAGACGCAGAGCCTGTTGAACAAAGCCAAGCTGCCCCTGGGTCTGCTCCTCCACCCGTTCAAAGATCTCTCG CAACTCCCCGTGGTGACGTCCAGCACCATCGTGCGCTGCCGCTCCTGCAGGACCTACATCAACCCCTTCGTGTCCTTCCTGGACCAGAGGAGGTGGAAGTGTAACCTCTGCTTCCGGGTCAATGACG TGCCGGAGGAGTTCATGTACAACCCCATCAGCAGGTCTTACGGCGAGCCTCAGAAACGACCCGAGGTCCAAAATGCCACCATCGAGTTCATAGCGCCCTCTGAATACATG CTGCGGCCCCCCCAGCCTGCCGTTTACCTCTTCGTGCTGGATGTGTCCCACAACGCAGTGGAGACGGGCTACCTCAACGTGGTCTGCCAATCGCTGCTGGACAACATCAGCGC GCTCCCCGGCGACACGCGCACTAAGGTTGGCTTCATCACCTTCGACAGCACCATCCACTTCTACAACCTCCAGGAGGGGCTGTCCCAGCCACAGATGCTCATCGTGTCGGACATCGAAG AAATATTTTTACCAACGCCAGACAGCCTTCTAGTGAACCTCAATGAATGCAAAGAG CTGGTGCAGGACCTGCTCAAGAGTCTGCCCCACATATTTGAGAAGACCATGGAGACCCAGTCGGCCCTGGGCCCCGCGCTGCAGGCGGCCTTCAAGCTGCTGTCGCCCACCGGCGGCCGCGTGTCCGTCTTCCAGACCCAGCTACCAAGCATGGGCGTGGGGGCGCTCAAGTCCAGGGAAGACCCCAACCAGCGAGCCTCTGCCAAG GATATTCAGCACTTAGCCCCCGCCACAGACTTCTACAAGAAGCTGGCTCTAGACTGCTCGGGCCAGCAGGTGGCCGTGGACCTGTTCCTCCTCAGTGCTCAGTATTGTGACCTGGCATCGCTAG GATGCATATCCAGGTACTCTGCAGGAAGCGTGTACTACTACCCCTCCTACCACCACCAGCATAACCCCGCCCAGGTGGAGCGCTTCGAGAAGGACCTCAAGCGGTACCTCACCCGCAAGATCGGCTTCGAGGCCGTGATGAGGATACGCTGCACCAAAG gTCTGTCCATTCACACCTTCCATGGGAACTTCTTTGTGCGTTCCACGGACCTGCTGTCCCTGCCCAACGTGAACCCGGACGCGGGCTTCGCGGTGCAGATGTCCATCGAGGAGAACCTGGTGGACATGCAGGTGGTGTCCTTCCAGGCCGCGCTGCTCTACACCTCAAGCAAAG GAGAGCGCAGGATCCGCGTCCACACCCTCTGTCTCCCCGTGGTCAACTCCCTGACCGATGTCTTCGCTGGAGCGGACGTTCAGGCTGTCACCGGGTTGTTGGCTAGCATGG CTGTGGACCGCTCCGTGTCGGCGAGTCTGGGCGACGCCCGGGACGCCATGACCAACGCGGCCATCGACTCGCTGGCGTCGTACCGCCACGCCGCGTTGACCATCCAGCAGCCCGGCCTGCTGGCCCCCGCCTGCCTGCGCCTCTTCCCCCTCTACGTCCTCGCGCTGCTCAAACAG aaaGCCTTCAGGACAGGCACCAGCACCCGGCTGGATGACCGGGTGTTCTCCATGTGTCAGCTCAAGTTCCAGCCCCTGGTGTACGCCATGCTGATGATCCATCCCACCCTCTACCGCGTGGATGACCTGTCAGACCAG GGTGCTCTGAACATCAGCGAGCGCACCATCCCACAGCCCCGGGAGCTGCAGCTCTCTGTGGAGAAGCTGTGTCGGGAAGGGGCCTTCCTCATGGACGCTGGATCG GTGATGCATCTATGGGTAGGAAGGAGCTGCAACccctccttcctcactcagGTCTTGGGCGTCCCGGACTATGCTGCCTTGCCTCAGAACATG TACCAGCTCCCCGAGCTGGAGACGGCAGAGTCACAGAGAACCCGGGCATTCATCGGCTGGCTCCGGGAGCAGAGGCCCTTCTACCCGAGCCTCCATATCATCAG GGACGACAGCCCGCAGAAGGGGGACTTCATGCAAAACATGATCGAGGACCGGACCGAGTCGGCTCTGTCCTACTACGAGTTCCTGCTGCACATGCAACAGCAGATCTCCAAGTAA
- the sec24a gene encoding protein transport protein Sec24A isoform X3, with amino-acid sequence MSSTGFNSRNGTGQTYANGPSQNPGMGFNIGSQAPYSPMPTKGPVAPGAGLYNSGPYQPGPPAGPYQPGPPAGAYQPGPPAGAFQPGPQAGPYQPAAPVSSYHPPPGQPPLTRPPMGGPPPTLTPPQSSSPAPRMPHAQATPPPPAAMSHNYYPNQPPQQSPSPAWQYGAAAPPAAAPHGAMRAPPSGPVGNHVGPMNPAATLLPPQPSPSSSAGYAPTPLAPVPHSTAPGSGPGPVPLHGYTQPGNASTPPPMAPHPYQPASAPYGALPTGHAMPPMGPPPMGNATPPPPKAEGPSAGNGHQAPYAFNHLENKMAGAPQSGPPGRHLGHYPSLPPGYNNTPASQGAAPPMHPPMQTAPSQYPPQPQLYQQPPGGPGLAQMSSSLASLSLQGNTPEALRVVNLLQERNLLPAGPIPAPTPPLPQDLQKVNCNPEVFRCTLSSIPQTQSLLNKAKLPLGLLLHPFKDLSVTLQLPVVTSSTIVRCRSCRTYINPFVSFLDQRRWKCNLCFRVNDVPEEFMYNPISRSYGEPQKRPEVQNATIEFIAPSEYMLRPPQPAVYLFVLDVSHNAVETGYLNVVCQSLLDNISALPGDTRTKVGFITFDSTIHFYNLQEGLSQPQMLIVSDIEEIFLPTPDSLLVNLNECKELVQDLLKSLPHIFEKTMETQSALGPALQAAFKLLSPTGGRVSVFQTQLPSMGVGALKSREDPNQRASAKDIQHLAPATDFYKKLALDCSGQQVAVDLFLLSAQYCDLASLGCISRYSAGSVYYYPSYHHQHNPAQVERFEKDLKRYLTRKIGFEAVMRIRCTKGLSIHTFHGNFFVRSTDLLSLPNVNPDAGFAVQMSIEENLVDMQVVSFQAALLYTSSKGERRIRVHTLCLPVVNSLTDVFAGADVQAVTGLLASMAVDRSVSASLGDARDAMTNAAIDSLASYRHAALTIQQPGLLAPACLRLFPLYVLALLKQKAFRTGTSTRLDDRVFSMCQLKFQPLVYAMLMIHPTLYRVDDLSDQGALNISERTIPQPRELQLSVEKLCREGAFLMDAGSVMHLWVGRSCNPSFLTQVLGVPDYAALPQNMYQLPELETAESQRTRAFIGWLREQRPFYPSLHIIRDDSPQKGDFMQNMIEDRTESALSYYEFLLHMQQQISK; translated from the exons GTCCTTCCCAGAACCCAGGAATGGGCTTCAACATCGGTTCCCAAGCGCCATACAGTCCAATGCCGACCAAGGGCCCAGTGGCCCCTGGAGCTGGACTCTACAATTCTGGTCCTTACCAGCCAGGCCCCCCAGCAGGCCCTTACCAGCCCGGGCCCCCTGCTGGTGCCTACCAGCCCGGGCCCCCTGCTGGGGCCTTCCAGCCTGGCCCCCAAGCGGGTCCCTACCAGCCGGCTGCACCCGTCAGTTCATACCATCCTCCTCCAGGCCAGCCCCCGTTGACCAGACCCCCAATGGGAGGTCCGCCACCAACGCTCACCCCCCCGCAGTCCAGCAGCCCCGCTCCCAGGATGCCCCACGCGCAGGCtactcctccaccccctgctgCCATGTCGCACAACTACTACCCAAACCAGCCGCCGCAGCAGTCGCCGTCCCCTGCCTGGCAGTACGGCGCCGCTGCCCCCCCGGCCGCAGCACCACACGGAGCCATGAGGGCACCCCCGTCCGGCCCGGTGGGTAACCACGTTGGGCCGATGAACCCAGCGGCTACACTACTCCCTCCCCAGCCGTCGCCCTCCTCATCGGCGGGATATGCACCCACACCACTAGCTCCCGTCCCGCACAGCACTGCGCCTGGCTCCGGACCGGGGCCTGTCCCCCTCCACGGATACACTCAGCCAG GAAATGCTTCAACTCCCCCCCCCATGGCCCCCCATCCATATCAACCAGCCAGTGCCCCCTACGGGGCCCTGCCCACTGGACACGCCATGCCTCCTATGGGACCCCCGCCTATGGGCAATgctacccctccaccccccaagGCCGAGG GCCCTTCAGCCGGCAATGGCCACCAGGCTCCATACGCCTTTAATCATCTGGAGAACAAAATGG cCGGTGCTCCTCAGTCCGGCCCCCCCGGCAGACACCTGGGCCACtacccgtccctccctccagggtACAATAACACGCCCGCGTCCCAGGGCGCCGCGCCCCCAATGCACCCTCCCATGCAGACGGCCCCGTCGCAATACCCCCCGCAGCCCCAGCTCTACCAGCAG ccaCCAGGTGGGCCCGGCCTGGCACAGATGAGCTCCTCCCTGGCCTCTCTGAGCCTGCAGGGCAACACGCCCGAGGCCCTGAGGGTGGTCAACCTGCTGCAGGAGAGGAACCTGCTGCCCGCCGGACCCATCCccgcccccacgccccccctgccccaggaCCTGCAGAAGGTCAACTGTAACCCAGA AGTTTTCCGATGCACCTTGTCCAGCATCCCTCAGACGCAGAGCCTGTTGAACAAAGCCAAGCTGCCCCTGGGTCTGCTCCTCCACCCGTTCAAAGATCTCTCGGTAACTCTG CAACTCCCCGTGGTGACGTCCAGCACCATCGTGCGCTGCCGCTCCTGCAGGACCTACATCAACCCCTTCGTGTCCTTCCTGGACCAGAGGAGGTGGAAGTGTAACCTCTGCTTCCGGGTCAATGACG TGCCGGAGGAGTTCATGTACAACCCCATCAGCAGGTCTTACGGCGAGCCTCAGAAACGACCCGAGGTCCAAAATGCCACCATCGAGTTCATAGCGCCCTCTGAATACATG CTGCGGCCCCCCCAGCCTGCCGTTTACCTCTTCGTGCTGGATGTGTCCCACAACGCAGTGGAGACGGGCTACCTCAACGTGGTCTGCCAATCGCTGCTGGACAACATCAGCGC GCTCCCCGGCGACACGCGCACTAAGGTTGGCTTCATCACCTTCGACAGCACCATCCACTTCTACAACCTCCAGGAGGGGCTGTCCCAGCCACAGATGCTCATCGTGTCGGACATCGAAG AAATATTTTTACCAACGCCAGACAGCCTTCTAGTGAACCTCAATGAATGCAAAGAG CTGGTGCAGGACCTGCTCAAGAGTCTGCCCCACATATTTGAGAAGACCATGGAGACCCAGTCGGCCCTGGGCCCCGCGCTGCAGGCGGCCTTCAAGCTGCTGTCGCCCACCGGCGGCCGCGTGTCCGTCTTCCAGACCCAGCTACCAAGCATGGGCGTGGGGGCGCTCAAGTCCAGGGAAGACCCCAACCAGCGAGCCTCTGCCAAG GATATTCAGCACTTAGCCCCCGCCACAGACTTCTACAAGAAGCTGGCTCTAGACTGCTCGGGCCAGCAGGTGGCCGTGGACCTGTTCCTCCTCAGTGCTCAGTATTGTGACCTGGCATCGCTAG GATGCATATCCAGGTACTCTGCAGGAAGCGTGTACTACTACCCCTCCTACCACCACCAGCATAACCCCGCCCAGGTGGAGCGCTTCGAGAAGGACCTCAAGCGGTACCTCACCCGCAAGATCGGCTTCGAGGCCGTGATGAGGATACGCTGCACCAAAG gTCTGTCCATTCACACCTTCCATGGGAACTTCTTTGTGCGTTCCACGGACCTGCTGTCCCTGCCCAACGTGAACCCGGACGCGGGCTTCGCGGTGCAGATGTCCATCGAGGAGAACCTGGTGGACATGCAGGTGGTGTCCTTCCAGGCCGCGCTGCTCTACACCTCAAGCAAAG GAGAGCGCAGGATCCGCGTCCACACCCTCTGTCTCCCCGTGGTCAACTCCCTGACCGATGTCTTCGCTGGAGCGGACGTTCAGGCTGTCACCGGGTTGTTGGCTAGCATGG CTGTGGACCGCTCCGTGTCGGCGAGTCTGGGCGACGCCCGGGACGCCATGACCAACGCGGCCATCGACTCGCTGGCGTCGTACCGCCACGCCGCGTTGACCATCCAGCAGCCCGGCCTGCTGGCCCCCGCCTGCCTGCGCCTCTTCCCCCTCTACGTCCTCGCGCTGCTCAAACAG aaaGCCTTCAGGACAGGCACCAGCACCCGGCTGGATGACCGGGTGTTCTCCATGTGTCAGCTCAAGTTCCAGCCCCTGGTGTACGCCATGCTGATGATCCATCCCACCCTCTACCGCGTGGATGACCTGTCAGACCAG GGTGCTCTGAACATCAGCGAGCGCACCATCCCACAGCCCCGGGAGCTGCAGCTCTCTGTGGAGAAGCTGTGTCGGGAAGGGGCCTTCCTCATGGACGCTGGATCG GTGATGCATCTATGGGTAGGAAGGAGCTGCAACccctccttcctcactcagGTCTTGGGCGTCCCGGACTATGCTGCCTTGCCTCAGAACATG TACCAGCTCCCCGAGCTGGAGACGGCAGAGTCACAGAGAACCCGGGCATTCATCGGCTGGCTCCGGGAGCAGAGGCCCTTCTACCCGAGCCTCCATATCATCAG GGACGACAGCCCGCAGAAGGGGGACTTCATGCAAAACATGATCGAGGACCGGACCGAGTCGGCTCTGTCCTACTACGAGTTCCTGCTGCACATGCAACAGCAGATCTCCAAGTAA
- the sec24a gene encoding protein transport protein Sec24A isoform X1: MSSTGFNSRNGTGQTYANGPSQNPGMGFNIGSQAPYSPMPTKGPVAPGAGLYNSGPYQPGPPAGPYQPGPPAGAYQPGPPAGAFQPGPQAGPYQPAAPVSSYHPPPGQPPLTRPPMGGPPPTLTPPQSSSPAPRMPHAQATPPPPAAMSHNYYPNQPPQQSPSPAWQYGAAAPPAAAPHGAMRAPPSGPVGNHVGPMNPAATLLPPQPSPSSSAGYAPTPLAPVPHSTAPGSGPGPVPLHGYTQPGNASTPPPMAPHPYQPASAPYGALPTGHAMPPMGPPPMGNATPPPPKAEAQCEGSAASTEPPSEQGDIECPGPSAGNGHQAPYAFNHLENKMAGAPQSGPPGRHLGHYPSLPPGYNNTPASQGAAPPMHPPMQTAPSQYPPQPQLYQQPPGGPGLAQMSSSLASLSLQGNTPEALRVVNLLQERNLLPAGPIPAPTPPLPQDLQKVNCNPEVFRCTLSSIPQTQSLLNKAKLPLGLLLHPFKDLSVTLQLPVVTSSTIVRCRSCRTYINPFVSFLDQRRWKCNLCFRVNDVPEEFMYNPISRSYGEPQKRPEVQNATIEFIAPSEYMLRPPQPAVYLFVLDVSHNAVETGYLNVVCQSLLDNISALPGDTRTKVGFITFDSTIHFYNLQEGLSQPQMLIVSDIEEIFLPTPDSLLVNLNECKELVQDLLKSLPHIFEKTMETQSALGPALQAAFKLLSPTGGRVSVFQTQLPSMGVGALKSREDPNQRASAKDIQHLAPATDFYKKLALDCSGQQVAVDLFLLSAQYCDLASLGCISRYSAGSVYYYPSYHHQHNPAQVERFEKDLKRYLTRKIGFEAVMRIRCTKGLSIHTFHGNFFVRSTDLLSLPNVNPDAGFAVQMSIEENLVDMQVVSFQAALLYTSSKGERRIRVHTLCLPVVNSLTDVFAGADVQAVTGLLASMAVDRSVSASLGDARDAMTNAAIDSLASYRHAALTIQQPGLLAPACLRLFPLYVLALLKQKAFRTGTSTRLDDRVFSMCQLKFQPLVYAMLMIHPTLYRVDDLSDQGALNISERTIPQPRELQLSVEKLCREGAFLMDAGSVMHLWVGRSCNPSFLTQVLGVPDYAALPQNMYQLPELETAESQRTRAFIGWLREQRPFYPSLHIIRDDSPQKGDFMQNMIEDRTESALSYYEFLLHMQQQISK, from the exons GTCCTTCCCAGAACCCAGGAATGGGCTTCAACATCGGTTCCCAAGCGCCATACAGTCCAATGCCGACCAAGGGCCCAGTGGCCCCTGGAGCTGGACTCTACAATTCTGGTCCTTACCAGCCAGGCCCCCCAGCAGGCCCTTACCAGCCCGGGCCCCCTGCTGGTGCCTACCAGCCCGGGCCCCCTGCTGGGGCCTTCCAGCCTGGCCCCCAAGCGGGTCCCTACCAGCCGGCTGCACCCGTCAGTTCATACCATCCTCCTCCAGGCCAGCCCCCGTTGACCAGACCCCCAATGGGAGGTCCGCCACCAACGCTCACCCCCCCGCAGTCCAGCAGCCCCGCTCCCAGGATGCCCCACGCGCAGGCtactcctccaccccctgctgCCATGTCGCACAACTACTACCCAAACCAGCCGCCGCAGCAGTCGCCGTCCCCTGCCTGGCAGTACGGCGCCGCTGCCCCCCCGGCCGCAGCACCACACGGAGCCATGAGGGCACCCCCGTCCGGCCCGGTGGGTAACCACGTTGGGCCGATGAACCCAGCGGCTACACTACTCCCTCCCCAGCCGTCGCCCTCCTCATCGGCGGGATATGCACCCACACCACTAGCTCCCGTCCCGCACAGCACTGCGCCTGGCTCCGGACCGGGGCCTGTCCCCCTCCACGGATACACTCAGCCAG GAAATGCTTCAACTCCCCCCCCCATGGCCCCCCATCCATATCAACCAGCCAGTGCCCCCTACGGGGCCCTGCCCACTGGACACGCCATGCCTCCTATGGGACCCCCGCCTATGGGCAATgctacccctccaccccccaagGCCGAGG CTCAGTGCGAGGGGAGTGCAGCGAGCACTGAGCCCCCCAGCGAGCAGGGGGACATTGAGTGTCCAG GCCCTTCAGCCGGCAATGGCCACCAGGCTCCATACGCCTTTAATCATCTGGAGAACAAAATGG cCGGTGCTCCTCAGTCCGGCCCCCCCGGCAGACACCTGGGCCACtacccgtccctccctccagggtACAATAACACGCCCGCGTCCCAGGGCGCCGCGCCCCCAATGCACCCTCCCATGCAGACGGCCCCGTCGCAATACCCCCCGCAGCCCCAGCTCTACCAGCAG ccaCCAGGTGGGCCCGGCCTGGCACAGATGAGCTCCTCCCTGGCCTCTCTGAGCCTGCAGGGCAACACGCCCGAGGCCCTGAGGGTGGTCAACCTGCTGCAGGAGAGGAACCTGCTGCCCGCCGGACCCATCCccgcccccacgccccccctgccccaggaCCTGCAGAAGGTCAACTGTAACCCAGA AGTTTTCCGATGCACCTTGTCCAGCATCCCTCAGACGCAGAGCCTGTTGAACAAAGCCAAGCTGCCCCTGGGTCTGCTCCTCCACCCGTTCAAAGATCTCTCGGTAACTCTG CAACTCCCCGTGGTGACGTCCAGCACCATCGTGCGCTGCCGCTCCTGCAGGACCTACATCAACCCCTTCGTGTCCTTCCTGGACCAGAGGAGGTGGAAGTGTAACCTCTGCTTCCGGGTCAATGACG TGCCGGAGGAGTTCATGTACAACCCCATCAGCAGGTCTTACGGCGAGCCTCAGAAACGACCCGAGGTCCAAAATGCCACCATCGAGTTCATAGCGCCCTCTGAATACATG CTGCGGCCCCCCCAGCCTGCCGTTTACCTCTTCGTGCTGGATGTGTCCCACAACGCAGTGGAGACGGGCTACCTCAACGTGGTCTGCCAATCGCTGCTGGACAACATCAGCGC GCTCCCCGGCGACACGCGCACTAAGGTTGGCTTCATCACCTTCGACAGCACCATCCACTTCTACAACCTCCAGGAGGGGCTGTCCCAGCCACAGATGCTCATCGTGTCGGACATCGAAG AAATATTTTTACCAACGCCAGACAGCCTTCTAGTGAACCTCAATGAATGCAAAGAG CTGGTGCAGGACCTGCTCAAGAGTCTGCCCCACATATTTGAGAAGACCATGGAGACCCAGTCGGCCCTGGGCCCCGCGCTGCAGGCGGCCTTCAAGCTGCTGTCGCCCACCGGCGGCCGCGTGTCCGTCTTCCAGACCCAGCTACCAAGCATGGGCGTGGGGGCGCTCAAGTCCAGGGAAGACCCCAACCAGCGAGCCTCTGCCAAG GATATTCAGCACTTAGCCCCCGCCACAGACTTCTACAAGAAGCTGGCTCTAGACTGCTCGGGCCAGCAGGTGGCCGTGGACCTGTTCCTCCTCAGTGCTCAGTATTGTGACCTGGCATCGCTAG GATGCATATCCAGGTACTCTGCAGGAAGCGTGTACTACTACCCCTCCTACCACCACCAGCATAACCCCGCCCAGGTGGAGCGCTTCGAGAAGGACCTCAAGCGGTACCTCACCCGCAAGATCGGCTTCGAGGCCGTGATGAGGATACGCTGCACCAAAG gTCTGTCCATTCACACCTTCCATGGGAACTTCTTTGTGCGTTCCACGGACCTGCTGTCCCTGCCCAACGTGAACCCGGACGCGGGCTTCGCGGTGCAGATGTCCATCGAGGAGAACCTGGTGGACATGCAGGTGGTGTCCTTCCAGGCCGCGCTGCTCTACACCTCAAGCAAAG GAGAGCGCAGGATCCGCGTCCACACCCTCTGTCTCCCCGTGGTCAACTCCCTGACCGATGTCTTCGCTGGAGCGGACGTTCAGGCTGTCACCGGGTTGTTGGCTAGCATGG CTGTGGACCGCTCCGTGTCGGCGAGTCTGGGCGACGCCCGGGACGCCATGACCAACGCGGCCATCGACTCGCTGGCGTCGTACCGCCACGCCGCGTTGACCATCCAGCAGCCCGGCCTGCTGGCCCCCGCCTGCCTGCGCCTCTTCCCCCTCTACGTCCTCGCGCTGCTCAAACAG aaaGCCTTCAGGACAGGCACCAGCACCCGGCTGGATGACCGGGTGTTCTCCATGTGTCAGCTCAAGTTCCAGCCCCTGGTGTACGCCATGCTGATGATCCATCCCACCCTCTACCGCGTGGATGACCTGTCAGACCAG GGTGCTCTGAACATCAGCGAGCGCACCATCCCACAGCCCCGGGAGCTGCAGCTCTCTGTGGAGAAGCTGTGTCGGGAAGGGGCCTTCCTCATGGACGCTGGATCG GTGATGCATCTATGGGTAGGAAGGAGCTGCAACccctccttcctcactcagGTCTTGGGCGTCCCGGACTATGCTGCCTTGCCTCAGAACATG TACCAGCTCCCCGAGCTGGAGACGGCAGAGTCACAGAGAACCCGGGCATTCATCGGCTGGCTCCGGGAGCAGAGGCCCTTCTACCCGAGCCTCCATATCATCAG GGACGACAGCCCGCAGAAGGGGGACTTCATGCAAAACATGATCGAGGACCGGACCGAGTCGGCTCTGTCCTACTACGAGTTCCTGCTGCACATGCAACAGCAGATCTCCAAGTAA